In Actinoplanes derwentensis, the following proteins share a genomic window:
- a CDS encoding NUDIX hydrolase yields the protein MRSTVATVHDVVSSLEPGDNLEAEHRSHTLGWLRRTDDVFRRVKPAEPAQHLVSYVVPIDPADGSVLLVEHLNAGLWLPPGGHVETGEHPFDAAAREIEEELGITTEPGPEPVFLTVTGTVGIDSGHIDVSLWYVVEIPRDHQLKPDTGEFHGVRWWARDEILRSDPALFDPHLTRFLEKVAYRSTR from the coding sequence ATGCGTTCAACGGTCGCGACAGTGCACGACGTGGTGAGCAGTCTGGAGCCCGGTGACAATCTGGAGGCCGAACACCGGTCCCACACGCTGGGCTGGCTCCGGCGTACCGACGACGTCTTCCGGCGGGTGAAACCCGCAGAACCGGCACAGCACCTGGTGTCGTATGTGGTCCCGATCGACCCGGCCGACGGCAGCGTGCTGCTTGTCGAACACCTCAACGCCGGCCTGTGGCTACCGCCCGGCGGCCACGTCGAAACCGGCGAACACCCCTTCGACGCCGCGGCCCGCGAAATCGAGGAGGAGTTGGGCATCACCACCGAGCCCGGCCCCGAACCGGTCTTCCTCACCGTCACCGGAACCGTCGGCATCGACTCCGGGCACATCGACGTCAGCCTCTGGTACGTCGTCGAGATCCCCCGCGACCACCAGCTGAAACCGGACACCGGCGAGTTCCACGGCGTCCGCTGGTGGGCCCGCGACGAGATCCTGCGGTCCGATCCGGCGCTGTTCGACCCGCACCTGACCCGGTTCCTGGAGAAGGTCGCCTACCGCAGCACACGGTAA
- a CDS encoding dihydrofolate reductase family protein, whose product MGKVVAALSMSLDGFVADEHDGVGELFGWYLNGDVELPSADPRRVFRVTAASERFLRGGFGSSGALICGRRLFDRTDGWGGRHPAGCPVFVVSHSVPGGWPRDDSETSFYPDPIGALEAAQKVAGERTVSVSTPMLTQQYLDAGLLDEISVSLVPVLLGAGTRLFRMPVVMPIRLGDPEVVEGFGVTHLVYRVLR is encoded by the coding sequence ATGGGCAAGGTCGTCGCTGCCCTGTCCATGTCACTGGACGGGTTCGTCGCGGACGAGCATGACGGTGTGGGTGAGCTGTTCGGGTGGTACCTGAACGGCGATGTCGAGTTGCCGAGCGCTGATCCACGCCGGGTCTTCCGGGTGACCGCGGCCAGTGAACGGTTCCTGCGCGGGGGGTTCGGCAGTTCTGGTGCGCTGATCTGCGGGCGGCGGCTGTTCGACCGTACCGACGGGTGGGGTGGACGGCATCCGGCCGGATGTCCGGTCTTCGTGGTGAGTCACTCGGTGCCCGGTGGGTGGCCGCGGGACGATTCGGAGACCTCGTTCTATCCCGATCCGATCGGGGCGCTGGAGGCGGCGCAGAAGGTGGCGGGGGAGCGGACCGTGTCGGTGTCCACTCCCATGCTCACTCAGCAGTACCTGGACGCGGGCCTGCTCGACGAGATCTCGGTGTCGCTGGTGCCGGTGCTGCTCGGGGCGGGGACCCGGCTGTTCCGGATGCCGGTGGTGATGCCGATCCGGCTCGGTGATCCCGAGGTGGTCGAAGGGTTCGGCGTCACCCATCTCGTTTACCGTGTGCTGCGGTAG
- a CDS encoding GNAT family N-acetyltransferase — protein MAYTIRAATVDDVAAVAAVWHSGWHDGHAAYAPVELTAVRTLEAFEPRVVARLSRTTVATGDGEVAGFVTVAGDEVEQVFVAAGHRGGGVAASLLAEAERQVFAAGHAEAWLVVADGNGRARRFYERQGWRDGGPLDFAAEAGDSTITVACRRYVKRF, from the coding sequence ATGGCGTACACGATCAGGGCCGCGACCGTCGACGACGTCGCGGCTGTCGCGGCTGTCTGGCATTCCGGCTGGCACGACGGGCACGCCGCGTACGCGCCTGTGGAGCTGACCGCGGTGCGCACCCTGGAAGCGTTCGAACCGCGGGTCGTCGCGCGTCTGTCGCGGACCACGGTGGCCACCGGGGACGGGGAGGTCGCCGGGTTCGTCACGGTCGCCGGGGACGAGGTGGAGCAGGTGTTCGTCGCCGCGGGACATCGGGGCGGCGGAGTGGCCGCGAGCCTGCTCGCCGAGGCGGAGCGGCAGGTCTTCGCGGCCGGGCATGCCGAGGCGTGGCTGGTGGTCGCCGACGGCAACGGCCGGGCCCGGCGGTTCTACGAGCGGCAGGGCTGGCGTGACGGCGGGCCGCTGGACTTCGCCGCGGAGGCCGGCGACTCGACGATCACGGTCGCGTGCCGCCGGTACGTCAAACGTTTCTAG
- a CDS encoding DUF2784 domain-containing protein has translation MIFRVLAEATMVAHFLFIAFVVLGGFVAWRWPKAIWWHLAAAAWGLCIVVFELNCPLTYVEDWARDRAGQSGLSRGFIDTYLTGVMYPERYLNEVRLLIAAVVVFSYAGLAHRWRRRAPRQEAPRQEG, from the coding sequence ATGATTTTCCGGGTGCTGGCCGAGGCCACCATGGTGGCGCATTTTCTGTTCATCGCGTTCGTGGTGCTGGGTGGTTTCGTGGCCTGGCGCTGGCCGAAAGCGATCTGGTGGCATCTGGCCGCGGCGGCGTGGGGGCTGTGCATCGTGGTGTTCGAGCTGAACTGTCCGCTGACCTATGTGGAGGATTGGGCGCGGGACCGGGCCGGGCAGTCGGGGCTGAGCCGGGGGTTCATCGACACGTACCTGACCGGGGTGATGTATCCGGAGCGCTACCTGAACGAGGTGCGGCTGCTGATCGCGGCGGTGGTGGTGTTCTCCTACGCGGGCCTGGCACACCGCTGGCGGCGCCG